A genomic segment from Synchiropus splendidus isolate RoL2022-P1 chromosome 18, RoL_Sspl_1.0, whole genome shotgun sequence encodes:
- the letmd1 gene encoding LETM1 domain-containing protein 1, whose amino-acid sequence MALSCPAVFTRLSLLRLSVSRVNPLSSALYSHQLSSPQRYATLVPPLCRWSLCRRFSSSGVRPGLGRYWSKLQSINSRYERFLQKRFPRFYVLYHTFVEGFKLLFRDAKEVSRIKAMARARGLAFQDLTYREMETLRQFRRDVIKAVPLVLISIPPFANYLVFVLMYLFPRQLLIPHFWTPSQRLEFRRVYQSLRRQHHRPLLDQLHNSSRHVRDPQMKRRLQQLCSKAQAGTRPQASEVLAVRSLFSGPPLGIGRLSADQMRLMSQLLFLTPRLPSFLLGHRLDSHGRELLQLDRALSRLGIQNLSQSELQQACFLRGLNADQLSVDQSRAWLHQWLEVSTVLKDAEVSLLLHNMLFFSLNKRLQ is encoded by the exons ATGGCGCTGTCCTGTCCTGCTGTGTTTACCCGCCTGTCTCTGCTCCGGCTGAGTGTTTCCCGAGTGAACCCTCTCAGCAGCGCACTTTACTCCCACCAGCTTTCCTCCCCTCAGCGTTACGCCACTCTGGTTCCTCCTCTCTGCAG GTGGTCCTTGTGCAGGAGGTTCTCCTCTTCCGGGGTCCGGCCAGGCTTGGGTCGTTACTGGTCCAAGCTCCAGAGCATCAACAGCCGATATGAACGCTTCCTCCAGAAGAGATTCCCGCGCTTCTACGTGCTGTACCACACCTTTGTGGagg GGTTCAAACTGTTGTTCCGAGATGCTAAAGAGGTGAGCAGAATCAAGGCCATGGCGAGAGCGCGGGGCCTGGCCTTCCAGGACCTGACGTACAGAGAGATGGAGACGCTGCGTCAG TTCCGCAGAGACGTGATCAAAGCTGTCCCGCTGGTCCTCATCTCCATCCCCCCCTTCGCCAACTACCTGGTGTTTGTGCTGAT gtacCTCTTCCCCAGGCAGCTGCTCATCCCACACTTCTGGACACCCTCGCAGCGGCTGGAGTTCCGGAGGGTCTATCAGTCTCTGCGGAGGCAGCAtcaccgccccctgctggaccagCTTCACAACAGCAGCCGCCATGTACGAGACCCCCAGATGAAGAGacggctgcagcagctgtgcagCAAG GCCCAGGCTGGAACCAGGCCTCAAGCCTCGGAGGTCCTGGCCGTGCGCAGCCTCTTCTCCGGACCACCTCTGGGCATCGGCAGGCTGTCTGCGGATCAGATG AGGCTGATGAGCCAGCTGCTCTTCCTGACGCCCCGCCTTCCCAGCTTCCTGCTGGGCCACCGCCTCGACAGTCACGGCCGCGAGCTGCTCCAGCTGGACCGAGCGCTGAGCCGGCTCGGCATCCAGAACCTGAGCCAgtctgagctgcagcag GCGTGTTTCCTGAGAGGCCTCAACGCCGACCAGCTCTCCGTGGACCAGAGCCGGGCCTGGCTGCACCAGTGGCTGGAGGTGTCCACGGTGCTTAAAG ACGCTGAGGtgtcgctgctgctgcacaacatgctcttcttctctctgaacaAACGCCTCCAGTGA
- the cd63 gene encoding CD63 antigen — translation MGVEGGMKCVKFLLFFFNFIFWVCGLALIVIGILAQVALHNTLLIEDASASGGPIVVIIVGVVIFFIAFFGCCGAWKENYCMVTTFAILVSLIILVEIAAAIAGYVFRNKLSVVVQSSLTEMISKYNSSSAEFRDSVDKLQQGLHCCGVNSSSDWRSYSSQENTVPDSCCIKESTGCGVGAMTDKTKVYQQGCHDVLEELLKKNILWVIVAAIVIAALQLLGVVFACVLMRGIRSGYEVM, via the exons ATGGGCGTCGAGGGGGGAATGAAATGTGTCAAGttcctgctcttcttcttcaacttcatcttctgg GTGTGCGGCCTGGCGCTGATCGTGATCGGCATCCTGGCCCAGGTGGCGCTACACAACACCCTGCTGATTGAGGACGCCTCGGCGTCCGGGGGCCCCATCGTGGTCATCATCGTGGGCGTGGTCATCTTCTTCATCGCGTTCTTCGGCTGCTGCGGCGCTTGGAAGGAGAACTACTGCATGGTTACCACG TTTGCCATCCTGGTGAGCCTGATCATCCTGGTGGAGATCGCCGCCGCCATCGCCGGCTACGTCTTCAGGAACAAG ctgtcCGTGGTGGTCCAGAGCAGCCTCACCGAGATGATCTCCAAGTACAACTCCAGCTCTGCTGAGTTCAGGGACAGTGTGGACAAGCTGCAGCAGGGC CTGCACTGCTGCGGCGTCAACAGCTCGTCCGACTGGAGGAGCTACTCCAGTCAGGAAAACACCGTCCCCGACTCGTGCTGCATAAAAGAGAGCACGGGCTGCGGCGTCGGGGCCATGACCGACAAGACCAAGGTCTACCAGCAG GGCTGCCATGACGTCTTAGAAGAGCTGCTGAAGAAAAACATCCTGTGGGTGATCGTGGCCGCCATCGTCATCGCTGCCTTGCAG CTCCTGGGCGTGGTGTTCGCCTGCGTGTTGATGAGAGGCATCCGCAGTGGCTacgaggtcatgtga